From a region of the Marasmius oreades isolate 03SP1 chromosome 7, whole genome shotgun sequence genome:
- a CDS encoding uncharacterized protein (BUSCO:EOG092641A6): MGADYYKLLGVDRNADENEIKKAYKKMALKWHPDRNAGSEAASKKFKEISEAFEVLSDKNKRTVYDQFGEEGLKGSGPSQGAGAGAGSGFSSFGGFPGGGGSTFTFTSNGPGASFSSFGGGGGFNATDPNEIFEQIFGGGLGGFRMGGMGGGGGPRRQGSMFDHDDDDSMDGSTFFGGGMPRGMPRQHQHSSSSSSKVAEITRPLKVSLEDLHSGTVKHLKIGRRLLNGTNEDKVLDIQIHPGWKSGTKIRFARAGNEQLNGEAQDVVFVVEEKPHSTFTREGNDLIYQLSIPLVEALTHDGGKKVVDMLDGRKLQVPIPSGVVKPGQETTIPGEGMPIRKDGSVKKKGDLIVKWNVQFPDRLSASQKEKLKKAFI; this comes from the exons ATGGGTGCCGACTACTACAAACTTCTTGGAGTTGACAGGAATGCTGACGAAAATGAAATAAAGAAGGCCTACAAGAAGATG GCCCTCAAATGGCATCCTGATCGTAATGCAGGGTCCGAAGCTGCCtcaaagaaattcaaagag ATATCAGAAGCGTTTGAAGTTTTGAGCGACAAGAACAAGCGTACCGTTTATGATCAATTCGGTGAAGAGGGCCTCAAAGGCAGCGGACCCTCTCAAGGAGCAGGAGCAGGCGCAGGATCAGGTTTCTCTTCATTTGGAGGGTTCccaggaggtggtggaagcACATTCACATTCACCAGTAATGGTCCTGGTGCTAGCTTCAGCAGctttggaggtggtggtggattcAATGCTACAGATCCTAACGAGATATTTGA GCAGATCTTCGGTGGAGGCTTAGGGGGTTTCAGGATGGGAGGCATGGGTGGAGGCGGGGGGCCAAGACGTCAAGGGAGTATGTTCGAccatgacgacgacgactctATGGATGGTTCAACATTCTTCGGGGGAGGAATGCCCAGAGGCATGCCCCGCCAACATCAACattcctcatcgtcgtcatccaAAGTTGCCGAAATCACACGACCTCTCAAGGTCTCGCTCGAAGATTTACATTCTGGGACAGTCAAGCATTTAAAGATTGGACGACGTCTTTTGAATGGAACGAATGAAGACAAGGTGCTCGACATCCAAATACACCCTGGTTGGAAGAGCGGTACGAAAATCAGGTTTGCTCGTGCTGGGAACGAGCAATTGAACGGTGAAGCGCAAGACGTTGTGTTCGTGGTGGAAGAAAAGCCTCATTCGACGTTCACGAGGGAAGGAAATGATCTCATTTACCAACTTTCCATACCTCTGGTAGAGGCACTGACACACGATGGCGGGAAGAAAGTTGTGGACATGCTGGATGGAAGGAAACTTCAAGTACCGATACCGAGTGGGGTTGTAAAGCCTGGACAGGAGACGACGATTCCAGGTGAAGGTATGCCAATACGAAAGGATGGGAGCGTGAAAAAGAAGGGTGATTTGATAGTTAAGTGGAATGTGCAGTTTCCAGATCGGTTATCGGCCTCGCAGAaggagaagttgaagaaggcgTTCATCTAG